Genomic segment of Campylobacter peloridis LMG 23910:
AAGGCAGCTGAGAGTAAAAAGGTTTTATTGTGTGATAGCGATCCACAAAAATCTGTTATGACTTTTGTCAATATTAGAATGGAAGAAGGTATTAATAGAACATTCTCTGTTGTATCTAAAGTTGGCGAATCTTTAAAAGATTTTATACAAAAAGAAAAAAATAAAAATGAGTATGATTTAATTATTATTGATACTGGTGGTAGAGACTCAAAAGAAATGAGAATAGCATTAGGTTTTTCAGATGTTGTAATTATTCCTACAATCCCAAGTCAATTTGATGTTAGTGTTTTAGATAAAATGTTTACAATTATTAAAATGGCAAAGGAATTAAATAGAGATCTACAAACATTTGTTTTAATCAATAAAAGCTCTCCAAATCCTTTTTTAAATAAAAAGATTGAAGATTTAAGAGCCTATATTAAAGAGCAAGAAGATGACAATATTAAACTTTTAGATAATATTATCTGTGAAAGAGAAAAATATAAAACTTGCATTCAAATGGGTTTAGGAATTAGTGAAACAGAAATTAATTCTAACAATAAAGCTTTAGAAGAATTTAATACTTTCTATAATGAATTAATAAATAAAATCAAAGGATAATAAAATGGCATTTAAAAAAAATACAAATGTGAATTTAGATAGTTTTATTGAAGGAGCTACGGGAGAAACTTCAACACAAAAAACCCCTACGCAATCTGGAAGAATCAAAAGAGATAAAAAGCTTCTTGTAGGTTTTACAAGTGAAGAATATGAAAGATTATCAAGTATGGCAGAACAAATGGGTATGGATAAAGGTGCTTTTATAAGATTTAAGGTGTTAAATAACTAAAAGATATTTTAAAAATATAATTTTGATATGTATATAATATATAAAAAATATTATATACATATTGTAATGATACATACTATTAAAAAATAATACTTCAAACAATTTTAGATATAATTACATAATGGTAATAGCATATGTAAGAATTAGTACAGCAAAACAAGACTCAGAAGTCCAAAAACTCCAAATATATGAATATTGTATAAAAAACAAAATTAATATTGATGAAGTTATGGAAGTTGAAATGAGTTCAAGAAAAAGTTTAGAAAAAAGGCGTATGAATGAATTAAAAGATAAACTCAATGAAGGTGATTTATTAATTTGCACAGAACTTTCAAGATTAGGAAGAAGTATGCTTGAAGTTATTACATTAATATTAGAACTTTCTGAAAAGGGTGTGCAATTTGTTTTTTTACGACAACCTGAATTAAGTTCATTTAACAATCCTTCTCAAAAATTACTCCTTTCTTTCTACGCTTATGTTTCAGAAACAGAGAGAGACTTTATCTCACAAAGAACAAAAGCAGGACTTGCTAATGCACGCAAAAATGGAAAAAATATAGGTCGTCCTACAAATAGTTTTAATAGTATGTATGATAAAGATGAAGATCTAATAAAAGAGCTTATATCTAAAAAAATAACCTTACGCAATATTTGGAAATTTTTAGGCGAAAAAGGAACTTACAATAACTTTCATTATTTTTGCAAAAGAAGAAAATTGACATAATATATCATACTAATTTATAAATAATATTATATGGATATGTAAAAAATATCTATATAATATTTAAATTATATGTAATTAATATATATTTAATCAAATAATGTTATACTTCTAAAATTCAATTTTAATATTCTTTGTATAAAATGTTATTTCCCAAAAACAAAACATTTTCTTAAAAGGATATTCTTAC
This window contains:
- a CDS encoding plasmid partitioning protein, encoding MIISICNEKGGSGKSTLAVNLAIKAAESKKVLLCDSDPQKSVMTFVNIRMEEGINRTFSVVSKVGESLKDFIQKEKNKNEYDLIIIDTGGRDSKEMRIALGFSDVVIIPTIPSQFDVSVLDKMFTIIKMAKELNRDLQTFVLINKSSPNPFLNKKIEDLRAYIKEQEDDNIKLLDNIICEREKYKTCIQMGLGISETEINSNNKALEEFNTFYNELINKIKG
- a CDS encoding site-specific recombinase/resolvase, yielding MVIAYVRISTAKQDSEVQKLQIYEYCIKNKINIDEVMEVEMSSRKSLEKRRMNELKDKLNEGDLLICTELSRLGRSMLEVITLILELSEKGVQFVFLRQPELSSFNNPSQKLLLSFYAYVSETERDFISQRTKAGLANARKNGKNIGRPTNSFNSMYDKDEDLIKELISKKITLRNIWKFLGEKGTYNNFHYFCKRRKLT